In Acidimicrobiia bacterium, the DNA window TACATTAAATATAACAAATAATGATATTCCCGTGACTTTAATTGCCTTTATTTCGGCAATGTATGACACAAAACAGCTAATCTAGTTCAGTGAATAAATTTAAAACAATAATACTTATAACAATTGCTATTTTCGCGTTAACATCTTGTGGAACCGTCAAAAATGAACTTGGTTTTGGCGATAAAGCAGGTTTGACCTACAATAAGCTTTCTGTTTCTGAAAAAGATATAGATGCTGACTTAAAACAATTAGAGACTAACAAAACATTTACTGACCAATTTAGTGACCCTTCACAACCGTTTTTGGTTAAAGGTAAATTGTCACCTGATATAAAAGCAACATGGGTAAATATTCAATTACAAATACTTGCAATTAAAGAAGCAAGAATTGCAGCTAAATTAAAAATAACTGATGCAGATAAAAAGACTGCTGAAAAAAATGCTAAATCATTTTTTGCTTCTGGAGACGAAAAAGCAGATAAGAAGATTTGGGATGGTTTTAGTAAATCTTTTAAAGATAGATTGATTAGTGGACTTTCACAAGAAGCGGCATTCTCTCGTGGTTTAGAAACACCAAGTGATAAAGAGATTAAAGCTTTTTATGAAAAATCATGTCCTAATAAATTGGAAGTAAGTCATATTTTAGTTGCTACCGAAGCCGAAGCTAAAGCTATTAAATCAGAGTTAGATGCTGACCCTGGTAAATTTGAAGCAATAGCAAAAGAAAAATCTACTGATACAGGAAGTGGTGCGCAAGGCGGTGACCTGGGTTGCTTAGTAGACGGAGCTTTTGTAAAGGAATTTGAAAATGGCGCTAAGACTTTAACTCCAGGACAAATTTCAAATCCCGTAAAGACAGAATTTGGCTATCACATAATTGAGGTAAGTAAACTTTCACCAGTTTCTGATAAAAAAGACCAAATTATTGAAGCAATGAAGAAAGATACATCGGAACAAGCATTTCAAAAGGTTACCGAAGGTACTAAAGATGCAAAAATTAAGGTATCAAAAAAATAT includes these proteins:
- a CDS encoding peptidylprolyl isomerase produces the protein MNKFKTIILITIAIFALTSCGTVKNELGFGDKAGLTYNKLSVSEKDIDADLKQLETNKTFTDQFSDPSQPFLVKGKLSPDIKATWVNIQLQILAIKEARIAAKLKITDADKKTAEKNAKSFFASGDEKADKKIWDGFSKSFKDRLISGLSQEAAFSRGLETPSDKEIKAFYEKSCPNKLEVSHILVATEAEAKAIKSELDADPGKFEAIAKEKSTDTGSGAQGGDLGCLVDGAFVKEFENGAKTLTPGQISNPVKTEFGYHIIEVSKLSPVSDKKDQIIEAMKKDTSEQAFQKVTEGTKDAKIKVSKKYGKVQKDEQGIPSIVKNETKTSDVKKDVPVSTIPNAVQDTVPST